Proteins from a genomic interval of Thamnophis elegans isolate rThaEle1 chromosome 2, rThaEle1.pri, whole genome shotgun sequence:
- the LOC116502564 gene encoding major histocompatibility complex class I-related gene protein-like — protein MSLHRAPLLLWGAVLGSFVLGTFCDSPPHSLSYSYLQLSEPTQGQNQFLIRGYLDDQPIIRFDSLTRKMEPLVPWMEKAEKETFLGPEWVFRADLEKLSKLDHHAGGLHIWQVNLGCELREDGTKGGFLHYGYNGKDLISFDKEIPIWVITQSKAMKVKEEWEKDTGWSERNKIYLEETCIEWLQRYLSYRRKTLQRTEPPVGKVTRKVVDDSLEVLICQAFGFYPKEIQATWTRDGENWEHETLQRNVAPNSDGTYYVLLSIEIDPKERNHFWCHLEHEGLQEPLVLAWKEEADRTWWIPVGIVAAIILGAGIFFLKYQWRRSRKDFHCKMILCHDPNSQEKKPSMPMDVTEDEMQSQRLLQPKVSSELLKCSLNGGNIEHQFLYMPECPVPLLGRDILCKLGATLSFEEDKVALVMRHTPPPDEIL, from the exons ATGTCGTTGCACCGGGCTCCCCTCTTGCTCTGGGGAGCTGTGCTGGGGTCCTTCGTGCTTGGGACTTTTTGCG ATTCTCCCCCACATTCCCTGTCCTACTCCTACCTGCAACTTTCAGAGCCCACTCAGGGCCAGAACCAGTTCCTCATTAGGGGCTACTTGGATGACCAGCCCATCATCCGCTTTGACAGCCTCACCAGGAAGATGGAGCCTCTGGTGCCCTGGAtggagaaggcagagaaggagacCTTTCTGGGCCCTGAGTGGGTCTTCAGAGCTGACCTAGAGAAGTTATCAAAACTGGACCACCATGCTGGAG GGCTTCACATCTGGCAGGTGAATTTGGGCTGTGAGCTCAGAGAAGACGGGACCAAAGGAGGGTTTTTGCATTATGGCTACAATGGAAAGGATTTAATCAGCTTTGATAAGGAGATCCCCATATGGGTGATAACTCAGTCCAAGGCCATGAAGGTCAAGGAGGAGTGGGAGAAGGATACAGGATGGTCTGAGAGAAATAAAATCTACCTGGAAGAGACCTGCATTGAGTGGCTGCAGAGATACCTGTCCTACAGGAGGAAGACTCTGCAGAGGACAG AGCCCCCAGTGGGGAAGGTGACCCGCAAGGTGGTGGATGACAGCCTGGAGGTCCTCATCTGCCAGGCCTTTGGCTTCTACCCCAAGGAGATCCAGGCCACCTGGACCAGGGATGGAGAGAACTGGGAACATGAGACCCTCCAAAGGAACGTGGCCCCCAACTCAGATGGGACCTATTATGTCCTGCTCAGCattgagatcgaccccaaggagaGGAATCATTTTTGGTGTCACCTGGAGCACGAGGGCTTGCAGGAGCCCCTGGTCTTGGCCTGGAAGGAGGAAGCAG ATAGAACATGGTGGATTCCTGTGGGAATTGTGGCTGCCATCATCTTGGGAGCTGGGATTTTCTTCCTGAAAT ACCAATGGAGGAGATCCAGGAAAGATTTCCATTGTAAAATGATACTTTGCCATGATCCTAATTCACAAGAAAAGAAACCCTCTATGCCTATGGATGTCACTGAGGATGAGATGCAGTCACAGCGGCTGCTCCAACCTAAAGTTAGCTCAGAG CTCCTGAAATGTTCCCTGAATGGAGGAAATATAGAACACCAGTTCCTCTATATGCCTGAGTGTCCAGTTCCTCTTTTGGGTCGTGACATCCTATGCAAGTTAGGAGCTACCCTGTCCTTTGAGGAAGATAAGGTGGCCCTGGTGATGaggcacaccccccccccagatgaAATTCTGTGA
- the LOC116502566 gene encoding uncharacterized protein LOC116502566, producing the protein MSKPSLITQEATESPEAFYSRLVEAYEMYTPIDPTLPENARMLAMAFISQSAPDIRHKLQKLEGALGKPLSELMEVARKTFVNRDLLEERKKDKQMKKKAELLATALMTVPGGNRGGGERTSLGQNQCAICHRYGHWKRDCPRREGIERREIEQPRVTRNPTPLPRNFSLSRPNTFRGRGTLRKPINSLRKREAKGFSPDTPLIGLAEAEEWD; encoded by the coding sequence ATGTCAAAGCCAAGTTTAATTACCCAAGAAGCTACTGAAAGTCCGGAAGCTTTTTATTCTAGGTTGGTTGAGGCATATGAGATGTACACCCCTATAGACCCCACTCTGCCTGAAAATGCTCGCATGTTAGCAATGGCTTTTATTTCACAATCAGCTCCAGACATAAGGCATAAGCTTCAAAAGTTGGAAGGAGCGTTGGGAAAACCCCTTAGTGAACTCATGGAAGTTGCCAGGAAGACATTTGTCAACAGGGATTTgttggaggagaggaaaaaagataagcagatgaagaaaaaagcagaattgcTAGCCACCGCTTTAATGACTGTGCCAGGGGGAAATAGAGGAGGTGGGGAGAGGACCTCCTTAGGTCAAAATCAATGTGCTATATGTCACAGGTATGGGCACTGGAAAAGAGATTGTCCCAGAAGAGAAGGAATTGAGAGAagggagattgaacagccaagggTAACTAGAAATCCTACCCCTTTGCCAAGAAATTTCTCTCTTAGTCGACCCAACACCTTCAGGGGACGTGGAACACTCAGGAAGCCCATTAACAGCCTGCGAAAAAGGGAAGCCAAGGGATTTTCCCCCGACACTCCTTTGattggattggcagaagctgaggagtGGGATTGA
- the LOC116502568 gene encoding major histocompatibility complex class I-related gene protein-like, which yields MPLFVRAISSTLSLMVEKRATAKVLTLMGHTGEEHEAHSGPEPVLIRGYLDDQPIIRFDSLTRKTEPLVPWVEEVEKEMFLALSGSSGMTWISYQNWTTMLEERNPGPFSFTSILSGFLSGRLTWQVNLGCELREDGSKRGFLHYGYDGRDFISFDKETLTWVTAQPQAQKVKEKWEEDPRWSHGNKIFLEKTCIEWLQRYLSYQKEVLQRIEPPVGKVTHKVVDDSLEVLICQAFGFYPKEIQATWRRDREVCQNETLRRNVAPNSDGTYYVLLSIEIHPKERNHFQCHLEHKGLREPLVLALKKETARIWWISLGIVIAMILILFLICQWWRFRKNISQQVKSYYIFP from the exons ATGCCTCTTTTTGTTCGTGCTATCAGCAGTACTTTATCTCTCATGGTGGAAAAACGGGCTACTGCCAAGGTCCTAACGCTGATGGGACACACAGGAGAGGAACATGA AGCCCACTCAGGGCCAGAACCAGTTCTCATTAGGGGCTACTTGGATGACCAGCCCATCATCCGCTTTGACAGCCTCACCAGGAAGACGGAGCCTCTGGTGCCCTgggtggaggaggtggagaaggagatgTTTCTGGCCCTGAGTGGGTCTTCAGGGATGACCTGGATAAGTTATCAAAACTGGACTACCATGCTGGag GAGAGGAATCCTGGACCCTTTTCATTCACATCCATTCTTTCTGGATTTCTTTCAGGGCGTCTCACCTGGCAGGTGAATTTGGGCTGTGAACTCAGGGAAGATGGGAGCAAAAGAGGATTTTTGCATTATGGCTACGATGGGAGGGACTTCATCAGCTTCGACAAGGAGACTCTTACATGGGTGACAGCTCAGCCCCAGGCCCAGAAGGTGAAGGAGAAGTGGGAGGAGGACCCAAGGTGGTCCCACGGAAACAAAATTTTCCTGGAGAAGACCTGCATTGAGTGGCTTCAGAGATACCTGTCCTACCAGAAGGAGGTTCTGCAGAGGATTG AGCCTCCGGTGGGGAAGGTGACTCACAAGGTGGTGGATGACAGCCTGGAGGTCCTCATCTGCCAGGCCTTTGGCTTCTACCCCAAGGAGATCCAGGCCACCTGGAGGAGGGACAGAGAGGTCTGCCAGAATGAGACCCTCCGAAGGAACGTGGCCCCCAACTCAGATGGGACCTATTATGTCTTGCTCAGCATTGAGATCCACCCCAAGGAGAGGAACCACTTTCAGTGTCACCTGGAGCACAAGGGCTTGCGGGAGCCCCTGGTCTTGGCCTTGAAGAAGGAAACAG CTAGAATATGGTGGATTTCCTTGGGAATTGTGATTgccatgatcttgattctcttccTGATAT